Proteins from a genomic interval of Rubinisphaera italica:
- a CDS encoding PAS domain-containing protein: MSRSQSLLKNLSVIASHPGILLWVSDQQTGNLLEASELALMHWGHSLENLQGNPEWWRSIIHPEDTDRYCDFYLKDSQEPISYKIQSSANVILEVCEHRSLSQGPEGNVYIATATITSQKLQAPNQKPVDFNSIFDLLPVCLLLKDRQGRRTFANRKYLELRKLKLEEVLGKTDRDLFPEELVCKYEEDDRKVLETGVVLTDAEEIKNGDGATCWTERIKAPIYSESGEIIGIQLMMWDITRRKNTEAAFEQESALMHALLSNIPDSIYFKDRESRFIRINKSMAEKFNLASPEESLGKTDHDFFTSEHAEQTRKDELRILETGEPLVSLIECETWADRQDTWCSTTKMPLRDIQGNIIGTFGISRDITSLILTEQALERERDLSQALMNGLPDVIFYKDRQGHFTMGNQALAEYFGLDHPDQLIGKTDYDFTPPELAACFEEDDQRVMRSGDKLIAREEVNEDSHGNVTYFLTTKVPIRNSDGEVTGLVGIGRDITSLKMAQRELTIARDQADAANRAKSDFLANMSHEIRTPMNAVIGMTELLEDTKLNESQRDYLRMVRESGEVLLELINDILDFSKIEAGKFTLDHIPFDLHEMIGDTTKSIAVRAHRKKLELALHITPEVPHGITGDPGRLRQIMVNLIGNAIKFTERGEVVVEVSAEDRGENALVKFLVRDTGIGISEDKRHFIFEAFEQADTSTTRRFGGTGLGLAITSRLVNLMGGSITVESKLDHGSKFSFEVEFPKAEEMEFRSATATHEKLIGMSVLVVDDNSTNRKIVEEMLRVRGMFPIVVPSAAEAYWSMKDAQKAGSPIPLVLTDVNMPDVDGFMLIERIRESEELEQPVIMVLTSGDRTGDSERSAKMDVAAHLLKPVKQSELFDAIGNAFGINRLEEKVHHTQNPSDKMISLKILVAEDAFANQMLARGLLEKWNHKVEIASNGREAIQKLESESFDVILMDVQMPEMDGWEATAEIRTRQRNNELIHLDRNPIPIIAMTAHAMKGDRQRCLDAGMDAYISKPIRTNELHEVLFEFYPNTEAKHVSHSDSESLRDTDESKAYLHFRPEEALKTVAHDHDLLKIVIEAFLEECPTHKHNLETAAECSDFSTARRLSHLIKGVCSSLGAEEVMQLSREIELECEAETPTIDTEKITRLMKKLEELLKELRQYIND, encoded by the coding sequence ATGTCTCGATCACAATCTCTGTTGAAAAACCTGTCAGTGATTGCCAGTCATCCTGGCATCCTGCTTTGGGTCAGTGATCAACAAACGGGAAACTTACTGGAAGCCAGCGAACTGGCACTTATGCATTGGGGTCATTCCCTCGAAAACTTGCAGGGGAATCCGGAATGGTGGCGGAGCATTATCCATCCTGAGGATACAGATCGTTACTGTGATTTCTACTTGAAAGATTCACAAGAGCCAATCTCGTACAAGATCCAGTCTTCAGCCAACGTGATTCTCGAAGTTTGTGAACATCGGTCCTTGTCGCAGGGACCAGAAGGCAATGTCTATATCGCAACTGCGACTATCACCAGTCAGAAATTACAGGCCCCAAACCAGAAGCCAGTGGACTTCAATTCCATTTTCGATCTCCTCCCGGTTTGTTTGCTTTTAAAAGATCGTCAGGGTCGTCGCACGTTTGCGAACAGAAAGTATCTCGAGTTGAGGAAACTCAAACTTGAAGAAGTGCTTGGTAAGACAGATCGGGATTTATTCCCTGAAGAACTCGTCTGCAAATATGAAGAAGATGATCGTAAAGTTCTCGAAACCGGAGTTGTGCTGACTGATGCCGAGGAGATCAAAAACGGAGACGGTGCCACTTGCTGGACGGAGCGGATCAAGGCTCCGATCTACTCCGAAAGTGGAGAGATTATTGGCATTCAGCTGATGATGTGGGATATCACCCGGAGAAAAAATACCGAAGCCGCTTTCGAGCAGGAGTCGGCGTTAATGCATGCGCTGTTGAGCAATATCCCAGACTCGATTTATTTCAAAGATCGGGAAAGCCGCTTTATCCGTATAAATAAAAGCATGGCTGAGAAGTTCAATCTGGCATCTCCTGAAGAGTCACTGGGGAAAACCGATCACGATTTCTTCACCTCCGAACATGCCGAACAGACACGGAAAGATGAACTTCGTATTCTGGAAACAGGTGAGCCACTGGTCTCACTGATCGAATGCGAAACCTGGGCCGACCGGCAGGACACATGGTGCTCGACCACAAAAATGCCACTCCGGGATATTCAGGGGAATATCATCGGGACATTCGGAATTTCCCGCGACATTACCAGCCTCATACTGACAGAACAGGCGCTTGAACGCGAACGCGATCTCTCACAAGCATTGATGAATGGTTTGCCTGATGTGATCTTTTATAAAGATCGTCAAGGACACTTCACGATGGGGAATCAGGCATTAGCCGAATATTTTGGATTGGATCATCCCGATCAATTAATTGGGAAAACCGATTATGATTTCACTCCTCCCGAACTGGCGGCCTGCTTTGAAGAAGACGATCAGCGGGTCATGCGAAGCGGAGACAAACTAATTGCAAGAGAAGAGGTGAACGAAGACAGCCATGGCAACGTCACTTATTTCCTCACAACTAAAGTCCCAATTCGAAACTCAGACGGTGAAGTGACTGGTCTGGTGGGAATCGGACGCGATATCACCAGCCTCAAAATGGCTCAACGCGAGTTGACTATCGCTCGCGATCAGGCCGATGCTGCCAATCGCGCAAAAAGCGATTTCCTCGCTAATATGAGCCACGAAATTCGTACCCCGATGAATGCCGTAATCGGAATGACGGAACTCCTCGAAGATACCAAACTCAATGAATCTCAGCGGGATTATCTGCGTATGGTGCGTGAGTCGGGAGAAGTTCTCCTCGAGTTGATCAACGATATCCTCGATTTTTCAAAGATCGAAGCTGGCAAATTCACACTCGATCATATCCCGTTCGATTTGCATGAAATGATTGGCGATACGACAAAGTCCATCGCCGTGCGGGCTCATCGAAAAAAACTCGAACTGGCTTTGCATATCACTCCAGAAGTGCCGCACGGTATTACGGGAGACCCTGGACGCTTGCGGCAGATTATGGTCAACCTGATTGGAAACGCAATCAAATTTACAGAACGTGGTGAAGTGGTGGTCGAAGTTTCAGCCGAGGATCGGGGAGAAAATGCACTTGTAAAATTTCTGGTTCGCGATACCGGCATCGGCATTTCTGAAGACAAACGGCACTTCATCTTTGAAGCATTCGAGCAGGCCGATACTTCAACGACGCGGCGTTTCGGTGGTACGGGCCTGGGATTAGCGATTACGTCTCGTCTGGTCAATCTCATGGGAGGGTCAATTACGGTTGAAAGTAAACTCGATCACGGGAGCAAGTTTTCATTTGAAGTCGAATTTCCCAAAGCGGAAGAAATGGAGTTTCGCAGTGCCACTGCGACTCACGAAAAATTGATTGGCATGAGTGTTCTCGTGGTCGATGACAACTCGACCAATCGAAAGATCGTCGAAGAGATGCTGCGAGTTCGGGGCATGTTTCCGATTGTCGTTCCGAGTGCTGCGGAAGCGTATTGGAGTATGAAAGATGCCCAAAAAGCGGGCTCTCCCATTCCCCTCGTCTTAACGGATGTGAACATGCCCGATGTCGATGGTTTCATGCTGATCGAACGAATTCGCGAATCGGAAGAATTGGAACAGCCCGTTATTATGGTCCTCACTTCGGGAGATCGAACTGGCGACTCGGAACGCTCTGCGAAAATGGATGTCGCTGCTCACCTCCTGAAACCGGTTAAACAATCCGAATTGTTCGATGCGATTGGTAATGCGTTTGGAATCAATCGACTCGAAGAAAAAGTCCATCACACACAGAACCCCTCAGATAAGATGATCTCACTGAAGATCCTGGTCGCCGAGGATGCCTTTGCAAATCAGATGCTCGCCCGGGGACTGCTTGAGAAATGGAATCATAAGGTCGAAATTGCCAGCAACGGCAGAGAAGCAATTCAAAAACTCGAGTCGGAATCGTTCGATGTTATTCTAATGGATGTTCAAATGCCGGAAATGGATGGATGGGAAGCGACTGCCGAAATTCGCACTCGGCAACGTAATAACGAGTTAATCCATCTTGATCGGAATCCCATTCCCATTATCGCGATGACCGCCCATGCCATGAAAGGTGATCGGCAACGTTGTCTGGATGCTGGCATGGATGCCTATATCTCCAAACCTATCCGTACGAATGAATTGCACGAAGTATTGTTCGAATTCTATCCAAACACCGAAGCAAAGCATGTCAGCCATTCAGATTCTGAGTCACTGCGTGATACAGATGAATCGAAAGCATACCTCCATTTTCGTCCCGAAGAAGCGTTGAAGACGGTCGCCCACGATCACGACTTGCTGAAAATCGTGATCGAAGCATTCCTGGAAGAATGTCCGACACATAAACACAACCTTGAGACGGCAGCAGAGTGCAGTGATTTTTCGACTGCTCGAAGATTGTCTCATTTGATCAAAGGGGTTTGTTCCAGTCTCGGAGCCGAAGAAGTCATGCAACTCTCGCGTGAAATTGAATTGGAATGCGAGGCGGAAACTCCCACAATTGACACCGAGAAAATCACGCGGTTAATGAAGAAGCTGGAAGAATTACTCAAAGAACTACGGCAATACATCAACGATTGA
- a CDS encoding 6-pyruvoyl trahydropterin synthase family protein, with product MIIQKSYKFYAAHRNEELQDKCSNLHGHRYGIVCHFQVERDGAISTLFGDFDHFLEPHFKENYDHAMLIHQHDPLYETLQGHMKRTGENLRLKVFPNPTSVENLAFMLFSEIREFGLDLVQLDVQETDTSIIQYTLNDWRADQERFEAGAPHHATVDSP from the coding sequence ATGATTATCCAGAAAAGCTATAAATTTTATGCCGCCCATCGCAATGAAGAATTGCAGGACAAATGCAGCAATCTTCATGGCCATCGGTACGGCATCGTTTGCCACTTTCAGGTGGAAAGAGATGGGGCGATTTCGACACTATTTGGCGATTTCGATCATTTTCTCGAACCACACTTCAAAGAGAATTACGATCATGCCATGCTGATTCACCAGCATGATCCTCTCTACGAAACCCTGCAGGGACACATGAAGCGGACCGGAGAGAATCTCCGTCTGAAAGTATTTCCAAATCCGACCAGTGTGGAAAATCTGGCATTCATGCTCTTTTCAGAAATCCGTGAATTCGGTCTCGATCTTGTTCAATTGGATGTCCAGGAAACGGACACCTCGATTATTCAATACACCCTGAATGACTGGCGAGCCGACCAGGAGCGATTTGAAGCTGGGGCCCCTCACCATGCAACAGTAGATTCTCCTTAA
- the folE gene encoding GTP cyclohydrolase I FolE: MNPSCDYNNDQEVALPESNVDLEAIKGAVRTILAAVGEDPDRPGLLETPRRVAKMYAEMFSGLKLDPGRHLQTTFPETYDEMVLVRDIHFASMCEHHLLPFTGVAHVAYLPNGKVTGLSKLARVVEEVSRRPQVQERMTQTIADLVEKELGSKGVAVVVEAEHSCMSIRGIRKAGAMTVTSALRGQFKDNQASRSEVMSLINQ, from the coding sequence ATGAATCCTAGCTGTGATTACAACAATGACCAAGAAGTTGCTTTGCCAGAGTCGAATGTCGATCTGGAAGCGATTAAAGGGGCCGTCCGGACAATATTAGCAGCCGTCGGGGAAGATCCTGATCGTCCTGGACTGCTTGAAACGCCTCGTCGTGTTGCGAAAATGTATGCGGAGATGTTTTCGGGTTTAAAGCTCGATCCCGGCCGCCATCTGCAGACGACATTTCCAGAGACGTATGACGAGATGGTCCTCGTCCGAGATATTCATTTCGCCAGTATGTGCGAACATCATCTGCTCCCCTTTACCGGGGTTGCTCATGTGGCTTATCTGCCGAATGGGAAGGTGACGGGACTGAGCAAACTGGCGCGAGTGGTTGAAGAAGTTTCCCGCCGACCTCAGGTTCAGGAACGGATGACGCAGACGATTGCCGATCTGGTCGAGAAAGAACTTGGTTCCAAAGGAGTAGCAGTTGTTGTGGAAGCTGAGCATTCGTGTATGTCGATTCGAGGAATTCGCAAGGCTGGTGCCATGACCGTAACGAGTGCATTGCGGGGGCAGTTTAAGGACAATCAGGCGAGCCGTTCGGAAGTGATGTCGCTGATAAATCAATGA
- a CDS encoding ZIP family metal transporter, protein MIRAGKIPFFLTMIFLCGMCHLSGTVLAQPEQMIEIRNDIDTTPLQYSDADLNRRFLLLIGYSCAIVLASMIGGYLPSRIKLTHTRMQLLMSFVGGLMLGVALFHLLLHAVIDSAPADLPIVMTGVGLGILIMFLLLRAFHFHQHDVTIDSVAVDHVHGECDHDHDHLHVITEPIAVANNKAEKPSRRKFSWIGIALGLGLHTVLDGVALAASCLRSPGEGTGPEFWGLATFLAVLLHKPLDAISITTVMANTGWKPASCTIVNISFAIMCPVGAFLAWWGILGLHSHAIFISYLMAFSAGVFLCISLSDLLPEMQFHAHNQWALTFTLMAGMVLAWSLMFLDPVHPRL, encoded by the coding sequence ATGATTCGCGCTGGCAAAATTCCGTTCTTTCTCACGATGATTTTCCTGTGTGGAATGTGCCATCTCTCTGGCACAGTTCTGGCTCAACCGGAACAGATGATCGAAATTCGTAACGATATCGATACGACTCCTCTGCAATATTCCGATGCCGACCTCAATCGCCGATTTCTGCTGCTCATTGGCTACAGTTGTGCTATTGTGCTGGCCTCAATGATTGGTGGCTATTTGCCCTCCCGCATTAAGCTGACACATACGCGCATGCAGTTATTGATGAGTTTTGTTGGCGGTTTGATGCTCGGTGTCGCTCTGTTTCATCTCTTACTGCACGCGGTCATCGACAGTGCCCCTGCTGATTTGCCAATTGTGATGACGGGCGTCGGTCTCGGAATTCTGATTATGTTCCTGTTATTAAGGGCATTTCACTTTCATCAGCACGATGTCACGATCGATTCCGTAGCCGTCGATCATGTCCATGGCGAATGCGATCATGACCACGACCATCTGCATGTGATTACAGAGCCCATTGCAGTCGCCAATAATAAGGCTGAAAAGCCTTCGCGTCGCAAATTTTCCTGGATCGGGATTGCTCTGGGACTCGGTTTACATACTGTGCTGGATGGTGTTGCGTTAGCAGCAAGTTGCCTGCGATCTCCAGGAGAAGGGACCGGCCCGGAATTTTGGGGATTGGCGACATTTCTCGCGGTTCTGCTCCACAAGCCTCTCGATGCCATATCAATTACGACCGTTATGGCGAACACGGGCTGGAAACCAGCCTCCTGCACAATTGTAAACATTTCCTTTGCAATCATGTGTCCGGTTGGAGCCTTTCTGGCCTGGTGGGGAATCCTCGGACTGCACTCTCATGCCATTTTCATCAGTTATCTGATGGCGTTCTCAGCGGGTGTTTTCCTCTGTATTTCCTTGAGCGATCTGCTGCCGGAAATGCAGTTTCATGCACATAATCAATGGGCTTTGACATTCACCTTGATGGCTGGCATGGTTTTGGCCTGGAGTCTGATGTTTCTTGACCCCGTGCATCCTCGTTTATAA
- a CDS encoding phosphoadenylyl-sulfate reductase — MPRLTQAELSNLNHNFEERTPQELISWAAVTFGDRIAGLSAMQRSGNVISHMISQLKLDIPILFVDTGVMFQETLETRDRISSEYGLTVRTLAPEKTMAEQTDEFGVLYLSPDGQEKCCHMRKVVPLQGVAGEYSGIVSSLRRADGGKRANNPILTIDIDMNVLRINPLANFTDEQMDEYVNEHNIITNPLHDQGYATVGCNRCTTPVMPGEPKRAGRWRHLGPWSMYCGINPTDVNDPTHNYIELSQDEIDRIFGIKNDFMI; from the coding sequence ATGCCGCGTTTGACACAAGCTGAGCTTTCCAACCTCAATCACAACTTCGAAGAGCGAACTCCCCAGGAATTAATCAGCTGGGCGGCTGTCACTTTCGGAGATCGCATTGCTGGTTTATCTGCAATGCAGCGATCAGGAAATGTGATCAGCCACATGATTTCCCAGCTGAAACTCGATATCCCAATCCTTTTCGTGGATACCGGGGTGATGTTCCAGGAAACACTCGAAACTCGGGATCGCATTTCATCCGAATACGGATTGACGGTTCGTACTCTCGCACCCGAAAAAACAATGGCCGAGCAAACCGACGAATTCGGCGTGTTGTACTTGTCTCCCGACGGGCAGGAAAAATGCTGTCACATGCGGAAAGTGGTTCCGCTTCAGGGAGTTGCCGGCGAATATAGCGGCATCGTCAGCAGCTTGCGTCGTGCAGACGGGGGCAAGCGGGCTAACAATCCGATTCTGACAATTGATATCGATATGAACGTGCTGCGTATCAATCCACTGGCAAACTTCACCGATGAGCAGATGGATGAGTATGTCAACGAACACAATATCATCACCAATCCCCTGCACGATCAGGGTTACGCAACAGTCGGCTGCAATCGCTGTACAACGCCCGTGATGCCAGGCGAACCGAAACGAGCAGGACGCTGGCGACATTTGGGTCCGTGGTCCATGTACTGCGGCATCAACCCAACCGACGTCAACGATCCGACACACAATTACATTGAACTCTCGCAGGACGAAATCGACCGCATCTTCGGCATCAAAAACGACTTCATGATCTAA
- a CDS encoding GNAT family N-acetyltransferase, with product MIQHYAGQSNEIAELFYRSIHEIACSAYSEDQLNAWAPYPIDYDRWKYRCELKRPFLYVIEEQIAGFIELDPDGHIDCHYVHPNFTRRGVATALLNHVMEIALQLEFDRLFVEASHVIRPLYEKQGFTVVKANQVERHGIVLENWIMELPRNPKS from the coding sequence ATGATTCAACACTATGCCGGGCAATCGAACGAAATTGCCGAGTTGTTTTACAGGTCAATTCACGAGATTGCCTGCAGTGCTTATTCCGAAGATCAGCTCAATGCCTGGGCGCCGTATCCGATTGATTACGACCGCTGGAAATATCGCTGTGAATTGAAGCGGCCGTTTTTGTATGTCATCGAGGAGCAAATCGCAGGGTTTATCGAGCTTGATCCTGATGGTCACATCGACTGCCATTACGTCCATCCCAACTTCACTCGCCGGGGCGTGGCGACGGCTCTGTTAAATCACGTCATGGAAATCGCACTGCAACTGGAATTCGATCGCCTGTTCGTCGAAGCGAGCCATGTCATCCGCCCGCTTTATGAGAAGCAAGGTTTTACGGTCGTGAAAGCCAATCAAGTGGAGCGACATGGCATCGTGCTGGAGAACTGGATTATGGAGCTTCCCAGAAACCCAAAATCATAA
- a CDS encoding zinc ribbon domain-containing protein has protein sequence MSQETSTEIPAWNCPQCQSENDEGFEVCWSCGASAPDTTTGNDASTEKSEIKTVPVEDAINGDAMATRAFRASIIGLVIIPFSFYAIYLQILLRNVELSQSSDRLLSFSRFLVVLGLFTYWILFSGGLDHIIGF, from the coding sequence ATGTCACAAGAGACGTCTACTGAAATCCCTGCCTGGAATTGTCCTCAGTGTCAATCAGAAAATGACGAAGGTTTCGAAGTCTGCTGGTCGTGTGGAGCTTCAGCCCCTGACACAACCACAGGAAATGATGCCTCCACTGAAAAATCTGAGATCAAAACGGTTCCTGTTGAAGATGCAATCAACGGTGATGCGATGGCAACCCGTGCCTTTCGAGCATCCATCATCGGCTTGGTCATAATACCTTTTTCATTCTATGCAATTTATTTACAAATCCTGCTCAGGAATGTTGAGTTGAGTCAGTCCTCTGATCGGTTGCTCTCGTTTTCTCGGTTTTTGGTTGTACTGGGATTATTTACTTATTGGATTCTCTTTTCAGGTGGCCTGGATCATATCATTGGGTTCTGA
- a CDS encoding trimeric intracellular cation channel family protein gives MYQLIELIAVVSSAIYGVLLARRHGMDLVGVFSLAFMVAFGGGTLRDLFLDRNPLFWIANDHYAVIVFVLAIVTSLIPMLPEKTERWLNLPDAIGLGFFSIAGALAAVEAGTSLFIASMLGVVTGTFGGVIADVICNRVPSLFRPAPLYATCSFLGCWLMFLLNASSLPEAYAVPIAIAGIVLLRLAADRWDWRLPHFAEDEVESKEQA, from the coding sequence ATGTACCAGCTGATTGAACTGATTGCCGTTGTCTCCAGTGCCATTTATGGGGTGCTGCTCGCGCGTCGGCATGGCATGGATCTGGTCGGTGTGTTCAGTCTCGCTTTTATGGTGGCCTTTGGCGGAGGGACGTTGCGGGATTTGTTTCTGGATCGAAATCCTCTGTTCTGGATCGCGAATGATCACTATGCCGTGATTGTGTTTGTGCTGGCGATTGTCACTTCATTGATTCCCATGTTGCCGGAAAAAACTGAACGCTGGTTGAATCTTCCAGATGCAATCGGGCTTGGTTTCTTCAGTATTGCCGGCGCATTGGCAGCTGTGGAAGCGGGGACGTCGCTGTTTATTGCTTCAATGCTGGGTGTTGTGACGGGAACGTTTGGTGGGGTGATTGCCGATGTCATCTGCAATCGCGTTCCGAGCCTCTTCCGGCCGGCTCCCCTCTATGCGACCTGTTCCTTTCTCGGCTGCTGGCTGATGTTCCTGCTCAATGCCTCCTCCCTTCCAGAAGCCTACGCCGTTCCAATCGCGATTGCCGGAATTGTTTTGCTCCGCCTGGCCGCCGACCGCTGGGACTGGCGTCTGCCGCATTTTGCTGAGGATGAAGTTGAGTCGAAAGAACAAGCCTGA
- the proC gene encoding pyrroline-5-carboxylate reductase, whose protein sequence is MSITSTTIGFLGAGQMATALAGGFISSNAVSADQIFAYDHLEAARKRFSENTRANSVDSVAELIEKSQLIFLAVKPQHLPDLAKEISSLLKPEQTIISIAAGVTLSQLNLFLDGKENLIRIMPNTPCLVGEGAAGLATAAGVSEETTQLVMQLMQSVGSCEQVPEKLLDAVTGLSGSGPAYVFQFIEALSDGGVFAGLPRATATKLAAQTVLGAAKMVLDTGQHPGELKDAVTSPGGTTIAGLAALERNGFRSAAIEAVIAATKRSQELREN, encoded by the coding sequence ATGTCAATCACCTCAACAACAATAGGATTCCTTGGTGCCGGTCAAATGGCGACGGCATTGGCAGGAGGATTCATTTCCAGTAACGCAGTTTCTGCGGATCAGATATTTGCCTACGATCATCTCGAAGCAGCCAGAAAACGGTTCTCTGAGAACACTCGGGCAAATTCCGTCGATTCGGTAGCTGAACTGATTGAAAAATCTCAGCTGATTTTTCTAGCTGTCAAACCCCAACATCTCCCTGATCTTGCGAAAGAAATTTCGTCATTGCTCAAACCGGAGCAGACGATTATTTCTATTGCTGCCGGCGTCACCTTGTCGCAACTGAATCTCTTCCTGGATGGAAAAGAAAACCTGATTCGCATCATGCCCAACACTCCCTGTCTGGTGGGTGAAGGAGCGGCTGGACTGGCGACTGCTGCGGGAGTTTCTGAAGAAACAACTCAACTCGTCATGCAGCTCATGCAATCGGTTGGCTCCTGCGAGCAGGTTCCTGAAAAACTGCTCGATGCCGTCACGGGGCTTTCCGGTTCCGGACCAGCTTATGTCTTCCAGTTTATCGAGGCCCTCAGTGATGGCGGTGTGTTTGCCGGACTCCCTCGGGCAACGGCTACAAAACTCGCAGCTCAAACCGTTTTAGGAGCCGCTAAGATGGTGTTGGATACGGGACAACATCCCGGCGAATTGAAAGATGCCGTCACCAGCCCGGGAGGCACAACCATTGCCGGACTGGCGGCTCTTGAACGGAACGGCTTCCGCTCGGCTGCCATCGAAGCGGTTATCGCTGCCACAAAACGTTCCCAGGAACTTCGCGAGAATTGA